The Fimbriimonadaceae bacterium genome includes the window TGGCTCGCTCATTCCGAGACCTTATCGCCTACCAACAAGAGATGGCCGATGCCGCCAAAGCGATTGCTTCGGGCGACCTCACCCAGCAGATTCATCCTAAGTCGGAGAAAGATACTCTCGGCGTAGCCTTCAAGGAGATGAGCGAAAACCTGCGAACAATGGTGCGCGAAGTCTCCGGTGCTGCGCAAAACGTTACGGAGGGTTGTACCGGTGCAGCGGCATCCTCTGAGCAAGCCACCTTGGCGGCAAACAACATCGCCATGTCGATTCAGCAAGTCGCGACGGCATCAGACAACGCCGCCCAGGGCAGTTCACAGATCGCTCAAGGCAGTGAGCACCTCGCCAACATCGCCACAAACGCAGCTGTTTCAATGGAGAAGCTCCAAAACGGCGCGGGCGAAGTTGCATCGGGGGCAAAGAAGCAGCAGGGCGCGGTCGAGGATGCTCTTGCCGCAGTGCAAGAGGGCAACAAAGCCGTCGAGATGACCGTCAAGAGCATGGACCGTATCCGACATCAGGTTGAAGTCTCGTCCGATACAGTTGCTGAACTTGGGCAAAAGGGTGAGCAGATCGGCTCCATTGTGGTGACGATTGAAGAGATCGCTCAACAAACAAATCTTCTCGCGCTCAACGCTGCCATCGAAGCGGCAAGAGCCGGCGACCAGGGCAAAGGCTTTGCCGTCGTCGCGGAAGAGGTGCGCAAGCTTGCCGAGCGAGCTGCGTCCGCAACCCACGAAATCTCAGAGCTTATCGACGCCGTCAAGACCGGTGTTCATAGCGCCGTCAGTTCGATGGAGATCTGCAGCGATGAAGTGAAGCAGGGCTCCGAGTTGAGCGCAAGCGCTGGCTTGTCGCTCAAGAAGATTACGACCGCCGCCGAGTCCGTCGGCGAGCATGGACGTGCGAACCTGGAACACATCGAATCGATGGTTTCGGATTCTCGCGATGCCGCAGAAGCGATCAGCGCCGCCGCGTCCGTGAGTGAAGAATCTGCCGCGACCGCAGAGGAGCTTAGCGCGACCGCTCAGCAAGTCTCTGCCTCGGCGCAAGATGTTTCAGCTGCAACAGAAGAGCAGAGCGCGGGCCTTGAGGAGATCAATTCCTCTCTCGCCCACCTCAGTTCAATGGCCAAAAGTCTTCAGGGCCTTGTTGCACAGTTCAAGATCGAGAAGTCGACTCCTGCTCATCCCCAAGCAGAGCACGACACGAAGCTCGCCGCTTGATGCCCAACGCTGAGATCAATGAGCCCTCCGAGAGATCGGGGGGCCTTTGCTTTTGGATGTTCGAGAAAGACATCCGGCATCGCATTACTCTCTAAAACACCGGACTCAAGTTAGGGCACAGGCACGATCCGATAAACCCTATCCCCATCCCCTCTCTCCGACGTTCCGATCAGCAGGTAGCCGTCCTTGTCGATCCCGATCCCCCTTAGCCGCCCAACCTTCCCAAGCAGCAGCGTCTCAAACTCCACCACCTGGCTTCCATTCACCGAAAACCGCTGGAGCGACTGCCCTGCCAGATTGCACACAAAGAGGTGGTTTTGCCAGGTGGCGTAGCGGTTGCCCGAGTAGAACGCACACCCTCCGGGGGCCGTCGCCGGCGTGAACTGGATCATGGGCGATTCCATCCCGGCCTGGGTCTGGTCGTGGTGGATCACGGGCCAGCCGTAGTTCTTCCCCGCTTCGACCATGTTGATTTCGTCGCCTCCCCCAGGAGCGTCGTTGCCGCTGGGGCCGTGCTCGGCGGAGTAGATCTTTCCGGTAATGGGGTGGAAGGCCAGCGACTGCGGGTTGCGATGCCCATAGCTGAAAATCTCTGGCTTGGCCCCGCCCACGCCCACAAACGGGTTGTCGCCAGGGATGCTTCCGTCGTCATTCAGGCGCAGGAATTTTCCCTCGACGCGGTCAAGGTCTTGGGCTGGGGTCAGTTCGCCGCGCTCGCCCAGAGTGAGATAAAGCTTGCCGTCGGAGCCAAAGGCAAGCCGCCCGCCGTAGTGTTTGTCGTGCCCGTCGGTGTCGGCGTCGTAAATGACGGTGTAGTTCGACAAGCCCGATCCAGTGTCGGTAAAGCGGGCGACCCGGGTGACGAATTTGCCGCTTTTGGAAGCTGAGTAGGCGACGTACTGGAATTTGTTGGAGGCATAGTTTGGGTGCGGCTGAATGTCGAAAAGCCCCTTCTGCCCGCCTGTCGCAATGCCGGGGAAGGCGCCGTAGCTGCCCGTGTTCAGCTGTCCGCTCTGCCACACCCTCAGCCTTCCGGCGCGCTCGGTGATGAAGATGCGCCCGTCGGGCATCGGCTGGATGTCCCAGATCGTATTCAGTCCGGTGGCGATGGTTTCAAGGCGAAACTTTTGGCCTGTGCTGCTGGTGTAGACCGTTCCCTCCACGGATCCGGTGCCGCCCGATCCTCCCGAACCGCCGCATCCAAAGGCAAGGATTCCCACGCCAGCCGCCAAGCCTGCGATCATATAGAGTCTTGCGGCCATATATTTCCAGACGCTTGCGGCAGGGCGCTCCGTGCGGGCATTTGATGTTGCGGCTGTTTGGTGGGCGGTGGCTTGCCGACTTTTCAAGCTGAGATTGGGGGAGTCCGTCGTATACTGTGAGGGGGAGTTCTTAGCCTCAGGACTGTAGGATGAGACAGGATGCGCGTTAAGCTATGCGCGTCCTGAGGCATCAAACATCTGGTTAAATATGCGATGATCTTCGACCTGTTTAAGGAGGTGCTACGTGCTAATTGTTAGCATTATTTCTCTAATTTACCTGCAATCTGACGCATTTAAGCTTCCCGTTGTGGACGCAAGAGTCACTTCCGTATCATATTCAACTTCGCTCAGTGGTGTCTTGGTTACCCAAGATGTGGCACATTCTGAAAAAAGTAATAGTCGAACTTCTATAGGAATTGTTAAGAATTTGAGTCCTTTTGTCAGCGAAGAGTACATTAGCACATCAGGTTACATGGTTATCAAAAGCGATCTGTCTCGCATCACCGTCGCAAATTACTTTGAAATGGCGACGGCTTTGACACCCAATGAATACAGTGAGCCTGAGAGAAAATGCGTTAAGCTTATTGAGCGGCAAGGCTATGCGTTTCAAAATCGTTACAAGTGCTGTTCGCGCATCACCGACAACTTGTCAGTGTGGGTTACCAAAGATCGAACTATAGGTCAATCAAAAGTACCTGAAGTTCGAAGAGACAGCGAAGGTAGCTATCGACTTTATCTAACAGATGACTTAATTGAGAAAGATGATGAAGTGAGCTACATCATCTTGCTTGTAGATAGTAAAGAAGAGACAGCAAAGGAAGTTTTACGGCTACGTAAAAAACCCCTGCATATAGAAAGAAAAGTAAGTAGCGAAGTCGCAATAGATCCGCAATCCAAGATACTATATTCATGTTACGATGGACTTTTTTTTGCGCTTCAGTTAGATAGCTTTTTCCGTGTTACCGGAGTTGCTTCAAAACAAATGATGTGTGGTGCCGCAACTTTTGATGCCTCAGGGCTGCAGGCCGTAGCCGGAGAGAGGATGAGAAGTGCGCACCCTGAGGCATCAAAATGAGGGCATTTCGCGGCGTTCTGTTGCTACTGGCGATTGGGCTAGGATTTTTGCTCCCAAGCATGGGCACGCCTAACAATGTTCGTGGTGTACTCCTCTTTGTTACAGCCTTTATTATCCTTGGCCATGCAATTCTCTATCCTAAATCCATCAACATGGAGGGCAAATACCGCCGATCAAGGAAAGCTGAAGCGTCCTTGCTGCTTGCATTCCCTCTATTATATTTTATTACTAGTGTTATTGCAGCATTCCTGACTGAAATCAGTTTGAGATCAAAATTCACAGCTGGACTTTTGTATAGTTTATTCATAATAATGATAGTAAGTATAGTTCATGTGATAATCATACACTACTATCGAGCGCTGATAGCTGCGAAAAATAGTAGTGAAGACCTCGGCCAAGAAGGACCTTGATCTCACCACCTATGTGTACGATTGGGGGATCGCCTGATTGGGCAGCAGATTGCGAATGCGTGGGCGACGCATTCGTCCATGATGAAGTTGGGAACATCCTAGGGAAACAGCATCAGGCCAAGGCTCCCATGACCATGGTCTATGACCTTGCCGGAAGGAATACCACCCTGATCCAAGGCGAGATGATGACGACACTTGGATGCCTCAGGACGCACTTACCTCCTCAGTCCACCCATGCAGGCATACAGTCTTGAGGCTAAGAACAGGGCCTGCCAACTGCAAGAAACGCAGCGCGGCTACCTTCTAATATCTCTGACCGGGCGTGTCCGTCGTATACTGAGAGGGTGAATTAGGAGTCGGCAGTCTCAGCCTCAGGGCTGCGGACAGGGACAGGAGAAGGAGGGCGGAGTACGCACCTTGACGCATCAAAAATGAGACTACCTCATATCCTAATCTTACTTGCAATGACAACAGTAATCATTACCACTAGCGTAGTGTTAAATCATTATTCGCACTCCCAAACACAGAAGATACGAACACACAGTTATATTACTGATGGGTTTCTAAAACTTTCAAAGACAACTATCTTTGATTCACCGATCATTATTGACAAGTCTGATCCTACGAAAATGAAATTGTGTCGACAGTTATCGAACATCATTGACCGCCATGGGGCCTATCCAGCGACACCGATGGCGGAGGTCGAAAAGCAAAGCGAGGGTAAAGCCATTGTAACTATTGTGGATCCATCCGTGTGCGATTCCATGTTTGCAAGCACTGACGACTGCTTGGCTACAGCCGCATCTTGCCAATGGATGATTGAAACACATCCACAAGTTGAACAATTTGAGCTGCATGTCTATTACTCAGAGGTTCAGCAGTGCTGGTTTGGCGTCATTACGCCGTTTCCGGCAAAGCCTGATCTGTATCACGAGTTGACATTGGTAAGGTCACCCGACGGTTCATATATGGTTCGGTAAAGTTGATAACGGATACATATGGCTTTGATGCCTCAAAACGCGCACTCAGACACGCAGTTTGACGCCTCAGGACACACAGCGTGGCTGCTTTCTGAAATCTTTGATTGGCTTGTCTATCGTATACTGAGGGCGTGGATTCGGCGGTCTTAGCCTCAGGGCTGCAGGCCGGGACTGGAGCGAGGATGAGAAGTTCGCACCCTGAGGCATCAAAGTTATTCCAACGCGCAATTTGCAGCATGTCGCTTGCGGTGTCTGCCTTACTGACCTATATGCTCAAGTTAGAACTCGTTGCTTTTGGTGGTGCAGCAATACTGTCAACCATTGGATTGCTATTTTGGCTATTAAGCAGATGCCAGAGGTCAAGGATAGAGCTTG containing:
- a CDS encoding MCP four helix bundle domain-containing protein; translation: MKLFRNLRISQKLLLGFAIVVTITSVLGFNSIRALLSMKQDYALITQDVLPGIETAKDLSYQVARHRSRIFQAMTTTGEKGINDINKKLTSTEEEVNQIASTYEKQKSSSQEKAAFAKFKEAWAGYEKEIEGVKALIKQGKITEANALNSAKARDHWEEANDAVESIVKMNSDESVNSAMEAAKTYDRNRSIVIFSLLSCLLAGVGIALVTARSLSKPIAKVVDVMGKCAVGDTSETIDIDTKEEIGQMARSFRDLIAYQQEMADAAKAIASGDLTQQIHPKSEKDTLGVAFKEMSENLRTMVREVSGAAQNVTEGCTGAAASSEQATLAANNIAMSIQQVATASDNAAQGSSQIAQGSEHLANIATNAAVSMEKLQNGAGEVASGAKKQQGAVEDALAAVQEGNKAVEMTVKSMDRIRHQVEVSSDTVAELGQKGEQIGSIVVTIEEIAQQTNLLALNAAIEAARAGDQGKGFAVVAEEVRKLAERAASATHEISELIDAVKTGVHSAVSSMEICSDEVKQGSELSASAGLSLKKITTAAESVGEHGRANLEHIESMVSDSRDAAEAISAAASVSEESAATAEELSATAQQVSASAQDVSAATEEQSAGLEEINSSLAHLSSMAKSLQGLVAQFKIEKSTPAHPQAEHDTKLAA
- a CDS encoding PQQ-dependent sugar dehydrogenase; the encoded protein is MKSRQATAHQTAATSNARTERPAASVWKYMAARLYMIAGLAAGVGILAFGCGGSGGSGGTGSVEGTVYTSSTGQKFRLETIATGLNTIWDIQPMPDGRIFITERAGRLRVWQSGQLNTGSYGAFPGIATGGQKGLFDIQPHPNYASNKFQYVAYSASKSGKFVTRVARFTDTGSGLSNYTVIYDADTDGHDKHYGGRLAFGSDGKLYLTLGERGELTPAQDLDRVEGKFLRLNDDGSIPGDNPFVGVGGAKPEIFSYGHRNPQSLAFHPITGKIYSAEHGPSGNDAPGGGDEINMVEAGKNYGWPVIHHDQTQAGMESPMIQFTPATAPGGCAFYSGNRYATWQNHLFVCNLAGQSLQRFSVNGSQVVEFETLLLGKVGRLRGIGIDKDGYLLIGTSERGDGDRVYRIVPVP